One stretch of Leadbetterella byssophila DSM 17132 DNA includes these proteins:
- a CDS encoding translocation/assembly module TamB domain-containing protein encodes MKRTIGIVIRILTFTLIGVFLCLFIAFYSLQLPEVQTRFSQKAMSWLTEKMGNNISVSNVRITWFDKVVFEDLNIKDNQDRNMIYVREVYVDLSTKLRFNFKEAIHKDSLKGWTFNPAAFIQFRNSLDFVTLHQPEAHFIRDRKGMLNFDYFLLEIDKLTKKEKKGKKQVKPFVVDNLNLRDGMVSIVAENGKRKTDGTFDFGNFEFRDLNARLESVSFKRDTIQLYSHNLKAKDSFSGLEIKNATGKFFHCKKALRLDQFHAHLNDSHIQQRLHFSYSKPSDFGDFFNKVHMDADLQNTILHAKDIGFFIPVMQEFKEVYQVNSKLDGTVADLHLKDAQITFGKGSKIVGDAHFIGLPELKTTRNVWVLKPSTLLAADVAQYTSEPTFHKYIQKLERLDFSGSFDGVYNEFQSKPKIYSPRIGEIVGEVHVKAKEQLEYSGHLLINQVKIGELFDNPQLNEITFLGKINGEGRTREDANIHLDGHVSAIDYRNYRYKNIEVDGNLKESLFDGKINIDDPNILADVEGKIDFNQEVNAFNIEGRLGYANLKTLGFTNKDYQITFDLNVDFKGNKLDDWLGEANIENLELRENGKTLRANSLYFFSDLVGNERSFKVESEFFNAGMRGNFVPSRLGADVSDFVLEHLKFFQTSEEEREAYYERKKETGEYHLDPYNASFNVLFNRPSPFFDFFAPGVNVSPKTHLSGSFQAGKESTLKISGDTDTLDVKGNLFYGTVFDYVASKDILAPGVVNKIRVKSDKQRTGNNVHTEELVINGNWEGTQIIDFRTFVTQESSGSTIDLRGNLNFFEDGFSVRLLPDQTKVRLIDLDWNFDPRNKIEFRKRNVIFNYLKLQGGNNQFVSLNGELSTNPADVLRLEVNEFNIENLLPFINVELKGIANGNFDVQNYFQSPLYVSNLHVNDFYYKKSLIGTVTTTALWDEEKERLNLEANVFRNMEEILKADGYFKPSEGLNMKGFMRNADLQMFKGMTGDVFADLQGRANGEFKVKGTPKRPLFNGAIHITDGSLKVAISGTSLYFEDDVLLTDNGFELPIDGVEVKDALNGNTARLYGKVFYRNVPGFGVDLRADINGRSGFKLMDIPAFGNDYLFGTAYVTGDIALSGDFDDLLISGNLSSREGTAVTIPTDGDTKIDTQQEGIPFLRRQIHVDSTSTRVKKPTLKTGGVRVAVNLSLTPDAQGEIIFDRTNNDILSLYGDGKLSVLYDSRGEFTINGPYNVRGGKYFFSFQNLASLRRFDISDKSKITFNGDPFEANLDIHAQYTANISLNKVSPQMTNSSARFPVFVNVYLTDRLLTPTIKYNIEFDLKQIPISGQTDILAFEQRLSNDEQLLSRNVSSILVFNEVFPDNNLADAITQQFLIDNISSLLSNQIGNLANKLNPNLEFGVRFGDFRENLLNNMQLDFTYKFLNNRVKLSGKGAFVNSLENSISLNSSTYGQLSVGGELEYLISDDGAYRFKLYSRSVPTNYYVFYSQGNVVVSGGSLIISRNFNSFFRKKDNRTIPLGVGSQDRTDQ; translated from the coding sequence TTGAAGCGTACCATTGGCATAGTGATCCGTATCTTAACCTTTACCTTGATAGGGGTGTTTCTATGTCTATTCATAGCTTTTTATTCCCTCCAGCTTCCTGAGGTGCAAACCCGTTTCTCCCAGAAAGCCATGAGCTGGTTGACGGAGAAGATGGGAAATAACATTTCTGTCTCAAACGTAAGAATCACTTGGTTTGATAAGGTGGTCTTTGAGGATCTTAACATCAAGGATAATCAAGACCGAAACATGATCTATGTTCGGGAAGTGTACGTAGACCTAAGTACTAAACTGCGATTTAATTTTAAGGAAGCCATACATAAAGATTCCCTGAAAGGCTGGACCTTTAATCCGGCGGCATTTATACAGTTTCGGAATAGTTTGGATTTTGTCACTCTGCACCAGCCGGAAGCCCATTTCATACGGGATAGGAAGGGAATGCTGAACTTTGACTATTTCCTTTTGGAAATTGATAAGTTGACTAAAAAAGAGAAGAAGGGCAAGAAACAGGTGAAACCCTTTGTGGTGGATAACCTGAACCTTCGGGACGGAATGGTCAGTATAGTGGCGGAGAATGGGAAACGAAAGACGGATGGAACGTTTGATTTTGGGAATTTCGAATTCAGAGACCTGAATGCCAGATTAGAGAGCGTTTCTTTTAAAAGGGATACTATCCAACTGTATTCTCATAACCTTAAAGCCAAGGATTCATTTAGCGGTTTAGAGATCAAAAATGCTACAGGAAAATTTTTCCATTGCAAAAAGGCCCTAAGATTAGATCAGTTTCATGCGCATTTGAATGATTCTCATATTCAGCAAAGGCTACATTTCAGTTATTCCAAACCTTCTGATTTTGGAGACTTTTTCAATAAGGTGCACATGGATGCAGACCTCCAGAATACTATCCTCCATGCCAAGGATATAGGTTTCTTTATTCCCGTTATGCAGGAATTTAAGGAGGTTTATCAAGTGAATTCTAAGTTGGATGGAACCGTAGCTGACTTACACCTGAAGGATGCCCAGATTACCTTTGGTAAGGGATCCAAGATTGTGGGGGACGCACACTTTATAGGGCTTCCGGAATTAAAAACCACCCGAAATGTATGGGTTTTAAAACCTTCTACTTTACTGGCTGCTGACGTGGCCCAATACACTTCGGAACCAACTTTTCATAAATATATCCAAAAACTGGAGCGCTTAGATTTTTCCGGAAGCTTTGACGGAGTTTATAATGAGTTTCAGTCTAAACCAAAGATCTATTCTCCGCGTATAGGTGAGATAGTGGGAGAAGTGCATGTAAAGGCTAAGGAGCAATTAGAGTATTCAGGACACCTGTTAATCAACCAAGTGAAGATTGGAGAACTCTTTGATAATCCTCAACTGAATGAGATAACTTTTTTAGGCAAGATCAATGGAGAGGGAAGAACCAGAGAAGATGCGAATATCCATTTAGATGGGCATGTCTCAGCTATAGATTATAGGAATTATAGATACAAAAACATTGAAGTAGACGGAAACCTTAAAGAATCTCTTTTTGATGGGAAAATCAATATTGATGACCCAAATATTCTGGCAGACGTAGAAGGTAAAATTGATTTTAATCAGGAAGTCAATGCCTTTAATATTGAAGGCCGCTTAGGATACGCCAACCTAAAGACCCTGGGTTTTACGAATAAGGACTACCAAATCACCTTCGATCTAAATGTAGATTTTAAGGGGAATAAGTTAGATGACTGGCTAGGAGAGGCTAATATTGAAAATTTGGAATTGAGGGAAAATGGAAAAACCCTCCGGGCGAATTCCTTGTACTTCTTTTCAGATTTAGTGGGTAACGAAAGGAGTTTCAAAGTAGAATCAGAATTCTTTAATGCTGGCATGCGTGGGAATTTTGTACCGAGTAGACTTGGTGCAGATGTTTCGGATTTTGTTTTGGAACATCTTAAATTCTTCCAAACCTCAGAAGAGGAGAGGGAGGCTTATTATGAAAGAAAAAAGGAGACCGGAGAATATCATTTGGACCCCTATAATGCGAGTTTCAATGTGCTGTTTAATAGGCCTTCACCCTTCTTTGATTTTTTTGCCCCGGGTGTAAATGTGTCACCTAAAACGCATTTGAGCGGCAGTTTTCAGGCAGGCAAAGAAAGCACGCTAAAGATTTCAGGAGATACAGATACCCTAGATGTAAAGGGTAATCTCTTTTATGGTACTGTCTTTGATTATGTTGCTAGCAAAGACATTCTGGCACCGGGTGTAGTAAATAAGATCCGTGTTAAATCTGACAAGCAGAGGACAGGTAATAATGTACACACAGAAGAGTTAGTGATTAATGGTAACTGGGAAGGAACCCAGATCATTGATTTTAGGACCTTTGTTACCCAAGAAAGTTCCGGTTCCACCATAGACCTTCGGGGAAACCTAAACTTCTTTGAGGATGGATTTAGTGTCCGTTTATTACCGGATCAAACGAAGGTGAGGCTTATCGATCTGGATTGGAATTTCGATCCTAGAAATAAGATTGAGTTCAGGAAAAGAAACGTCATATTTAATTACCTAAAGCTGCAAGGGGGTAATAACCAGTTTGTAAGCTTGAATGGAGAGCTTTCTACAAATCCTGCAGATGTATTACGACTTGAGGTTAATGAGTTCAATATTGAAAACCTATTGCCCTTTATTAATGTAGAGTTAAAGGGTATAGCGAATGGAAATTTTGATGTTCAGAACTATTTCCAATCTCCACTTTACGTTTCCAATCTACATGTGAATGACTTTTATTATAAGAAGAGCTTAATAGGTACAGTCACCACCACCGCCTTATGGGACGAAGAGAAAGAAAGGCTTAATCTGGAGGCTAATGTTTTTCGGAACATGGAGGAGATCCTCAAGGCGGATGGGTATTTCAAGCCTAGCGAAGGATTAAACATGAAAGGGTTTATGCGAAATGCAGACCTCCAAATGTTCAAAGGAATGACCGGAGATGTTTTTGCAGATCTACAGGGTAGAGCCAATGGAGAATTCAAGGTGAAGGGCACTCCTAAACGTCCCTTATTTAATGGAGCAATTCACATCACAGACGGGTCCTTAAAAGTGGCTATTTCCGGAACTAGTCTCTACTTCGAAGATGATGTATTGCTGACAGATAATGGTTTCGAACTGCCTATTGACGGAGTAGAAGTTAAAGATGCTCTGAATGGTAACACTGCCAGACTCTATGGGAAGGTGTTTTACAGAAATGTGCCGGGTTTTGGAGTAGATCTTCGCGCAGATATCAATGGTAGATCCGGTTTTAAACTGATGGACATTCCGGCTTTTGGTAATGACTACCTCTTTGGTACCGCTTATGTCACCGGAGATATTGCTTTGTCCGGAGATTTTGACGATTTACTCATATCCGGTAATCTGAGCAGCAGGGAAGGAACAGCGGTGACCATCCCCACTGACGGAGATACTAAGATAGATACTCAGCAGGAAGGTATTCCTTTTCTTAGACGCCAGATACATGTAGATAGCACCAGTACTCGTGTGAAAAAGCCTACCTTAAAAACAGGTGGGGTCAGAGTAGCCGTTAACCTATCATTGACACCAGATGCTCAAGGGGAAATCATCTTTGATCGTACGAATAATGATATCTTAAGTTTATATGGTGATGGGAAGCTAAGCGTCCTTTATGACAGTAGAGGTGAGTTTACTATCAATGGCCCCTACAATGTAAGGGGAGGGAAGTATTTCTTTAGTTTCCAAAACCTGGCCTCCTTAAGGCGCTTTGACATTTCTGACAAAAGTAAAATCACCTTTAATGGAGATCCATTTGAAGCGAATTTGGATATTCACGCTCAGTACACGGCGAATATTTCCTTAAATAAAGTTTCGCCTCAGATGACGAATTCCTCTGCTCGTTTTCCTGTGTTTGTAAATGTGTATTTGACCGATAGGTTATTGACTCCTACCATCAAATACAATATTGAATTTGATTTGAAACAAATACCTATCAGCGGACAAACTGATATTTTGGCTTTTGAGCAAAGGTTGAGTAATGACGAGCAATTGTTAAGTAGAAATGTTTCCAGTATCCTAGTATTCAATGAAGTGTTCCCGGATAATAACCTGGCGGATGCTATCACCCAGCAATTCCTCATTGATAATATCAGTAGTTTATTATCTAACCAAATAGGAAACCTTGCGAATAAACTGAATCCTAATCTGGAATTTGGGGTTCGTTTCGGTGATTTTAGAGAAAATCTACTGAACAATATGCAGCTAGATTTCACCTATAAATTCCTCAATAATCGCGTTAAATTAAGCGGGAAAGGTGCATTTGTGAATAGTCTAGAGAATAGTATAAGTTTGAATAGTAGTACATATGGCCAATTATCAGTAGGTGGAGAACTGGAATATCTGATCTCAGACGATGGTGCCTATAGATTCAAACTCTACAGTAGAAGTGTTCCTACAAACTATTATGTATTCTATTCCCAAGGTAACGTGGTGGTTTCAGGAGGTAGTTTAATCATTTCACGAAATTTCAATTCATTCTTTAGAAAAAAGGATAACAGAACCATACCTTTGGGGGTGGGATCTCAAGATAGAACGGACCAATGA
- the tsaD gene encoding tRNA (adenosine(37)-N6)-threonylcarbamoyltransferase complex transferase subunit TsaD has translation MRDDITLLAIESSCDETSAAIIKNGKILNNIVASQLIHENYGGVVPELASRAHQQDIVRVVNEALTEAGVSATDLQAIAFTRGPGLLGSLLVGTSFAKAMALGLNIPLIEVNHMQAHVLAHFIDDPKPSFPFLCLTVSGGHTQLVIVKSPLEMEVVGETADDAVGEAFDKAAKMLGLGYPGGPKIDKLAAQGNPDAFPFPLSEMPELKFSFSGIKTSLLYFIRDKGEDFVKENMADICASYQSTLIKMLINKLKKAAKIHKIKEIAIAGGVSANKGLRKALEAEAEKQRWKIFIPDFQYCTDNAGMIAMAAHFQFMAGNFVDQSVSPMPRMRM, from the coding sequence ATGCGCGACGATATTACCCTTTTAGCTATAGAATCCTCTTGTGACGAGACATCCGCCGCGATTATTAAGAACGGAAAAATCTTAAATAACATTGTAGCCTCACAGCTCATCCACGAAAACTATGGAGGAGTAGTTCCGGAATTAGCCTCGAGAGCTCATCAACAAGATATAGTCCGTGTAGTAAATGAAGCATTAACTGAAGCCGGGGTATCGGCGACAGATCTTCAAGCCATAGCATTTACCAGAGGTCCGGGACTACTAGGTTCTCTCCTCGTGGGAACCTCTTTCGCTAAAGCCATGGCTTTAGGCCTAAATATACCTTTGATTGAAGTGAATCACATGCAGGCACACGTGCTTGCACATTTTATTGATGATCCCAAACCCAGTTTCCCTTTCTTGTGTCTGACTGTGAGTGGGGGGCATACCCAACTCGTCATAGTAAAAAGTCCGCTAGAAATGGAAGTAGTAGGAGAAACAGCTGATGACGCTGTAGGTGAAGCCTTTGATAAAGCTGCCAAAATGTTAGGTCTGGGATACCCGGGAGGACCAAAGATCGATAAACTGGCTGCTCAAGGTAACCCTGACGCATTCCCTTTCCCTCTATCTGAAATGCCGGAACTAAAATTCTCTTTTAGCGGCATTAAGACCTCTCTACTGTACTTTATTCGTGATAAAGGCGAGGATTTTGTTAAGGAAAATATGGCAGATATCTGTGCATCCTACCAAAGTACCCTGATTAAAATGCTAATCAACAAGCTAAAGAAAGCTGCAAAAATCCATAAGATCAAAGAAATAGCCATAGCAGGTGGAGTATCCGCAAACAAAGGCTTAAGAAAAGCATTAGAAGCAGAGGCTGAAAAGCAGAGATGGAAAATATTTATTCCTGATTTCCAATATTGCACAGACAATGCGGGTATGATAGCCATGGCCGCTCATTTTCAGTTTATGGCCGGGAACTTTGTTGATCAAAGTGTGAGTCCTATGCCTAGAATGCGTATGTAA
- a CDS encoding penicillin-binding protein 1A codes for MKELFSPGKYRSLIKLSYLIFFYGLGAAAIFFIALNLNLFWLFGKMPSVDDLDNPKSEIASDIISSDGKIIGKFFFENRSTMTYEEIPDNFKDALLATEDVRFAMHSGIDARSMLRVVGGLITFDKKGGGSTITQQLAKNLFKLRRDESYEGILYKVPGVRTLLIKLKEWVTAIKLERRYTKPEIMTMYLNTIEFSSGAYGLKSAAKTYFKKEPLDLKPEESALLVGMIQNPSRYNPKFFPENAKQRRDVVISQMVKFGKINPDQGKELAALPIVLDYQPESHNYGIARYFREHLKNVMKAELRKLGYSENDLYTKGFKIYTTIDSRMQRYAEEAMMEHMKNYQSIFDNHFKGRNPWLKLIPGTSRYQEFPGFIEMVAKETGYYQALKKQYGGDTDKIMAKMNEKVPMRVFTWQGERDTLFSHMDSLRHYKRFLNMGFMAMDPRNGNVKAWVGGINYKFFKFDNVYQGARQPGSTFKPFVYVTAIDNGFSTCDRVRDEPITFHIPGSASWTPKNSDGKYSYQDLTLRQALGQSVNTVSAKLIKEFGADKVIEYAKLLGITTPLANSPSLSLGVSDVKLYEMLGGYATFANGGTYTEPMVLVRIEDKNGEVIKEYYPNHKEVLSKETAYKMIHLMRGATGPGGTALGLSRYGILDGNEVAAKTGTTSNYSDAWFIGMTQDLIGGVWVGADNRAVHFETIQYGQGARMAMPAWGIFMKKVYEDAGLEYKKGKFNVPPTIRIAGDCAVTAGESFTSQEMVPNPATGNLKPEDDDEQL; via the coding sequence ATGAAAGAACTTTTCAGCCCGGGCAAATACAGAAGTTTGATCAAGCTTTCCTATCTCATTTTCTTTTACGGACTTGGAGCCGCCGCTATCTTCTTTATTGCCCTAAATCTGAATTTGTTTTGGCTTTTCGGGAAAATGCCATCAGTAGATGATCTGGACAATCCCAAAAGTGAAATAGCTTCTGATATCATTTCTTCTGATGGAAAGATCATAGGTAAATTCTTCTTTGAGAATAGAAGCACCATGACTTATGAAGAAATTCCTGATAATTTTAAGGATGCCCTTCTAGCTACGGAGGACGTTCGCTTCGCCATGCACTCCGGCATAGATGCTAGAAGTATGTTAAGAGTAGTAGGTGGACTGATTACCTTTGATAAAAAAGGAGGGGGTAGTACCATCACTCAGCAGTTGGCTAAAAACCTCTTCAAATTACGTAGAGACGAATCTTACGAAGGTATACTCTACAAAGTTCCCGGGGTTAGAACCTTATTGATCAAACTAAAGGAATGGGTTACTGCCATCAAATTAGAAAGAAGATACACGAAGCCTGAGATCATGACCATGTATCTGAACACTATTGAGTTCAGTTCCGGTGCTTATGGTTTGAAATCAGCCGCTAAGACTTATTTTAAGAAGGAACCTTTAGATCTAAAGCCGGAAGAGTCAGCCCTATTAGTGGGCATGATCCAAAACCCTTCACGTTATAATCCCAAGTTCTTTCCGGAGAATGCCAAACAGAGAAGAGACGTAGTTATCTCTCAGATGGTAAAATTCGGAAAGATCAATCCGGATCAGGGGAAAGAATTGGCAGCCTTGCCTATAGTTTTAGATTACCAACCGGAAAGTCACAATTACGGTATAGCCAGATATTTCAGAGAGCATCTTAAGAATGTAATGAAAGCTGAACTTAGGAAGCTAGGCTATTCAGAGAATGATTTATATACCAAAGGTTTCAAGATCTATACCACCATTGACTCTCGCATGCAGCGTTATGCAGAAGAGGCTATGATGGAGCACATGAAGAATTATCAAAGCATCTTTGATAATCATTTCAAAGGAAGGAATCCTTGGTTAAAGCTGATTCCTGGAACATCAAGATATCAAGAATTTCCTGGCTTTATAGAGATGGTAGCTAAGGAAACTGGCTATTATCAAGCACTAAAGAAACAGTACGGAGGAGACACGGATAAGATCATGGCAAAGATGAACGAAAAGGTTCCTATGCGTGTGTTTACTTGGCAGGGCGAAAGAGACACCCTCTTCTCCCACATGGACTCCCTTCGTCACTATAAACGCTTCCTAAACATGGGATTCATGGCCATGGACCCAAGAAACGGAAATGTAAAAGCATGGGTAGGTGGTATCAACTACAAGTTCTTCAAGTTTGATAACGTGTATCAGGGCGCCAGACAACCGGGCTCTACCTTTAAGCCTTTCGTCTATGTGACCGCCATAGATAATGGTTTCTCCACCTGTGATCGGGTGAGAGACGAACCTATTACCTTCCATATCCCAGGTAGCGCCTCATGGACGCCTAAAAACTCTGATGGTAAATACAGTTACCAGGACTTGACCTTACGACAAGCTTTAGGACAGTCCGTCAATACGGTCAGTGCGAAACTGATCAAGGAATTCGGTGCGGATAAGGTGATAGAATATGCCAAACTCCTAGGAATAACCACACCTTTGGCTAACTCCCCTTCCTTGAGTTTAGGGGTTTCTGATGTGAAACTATATGAAATGTTAGGTGGTTATGCCACTTTTGCAAACGGAGGAACCTATACAGAACCTATGGTTTTGGTAAGAATAGAAGACAAAAACGGGGAAGTAATCAAAGAATACTACCCTAATCATAAAGAGGTCTTAAGTAAAGAAACTGCTTATAAGATGATCCATTTGATGCGCGGTGCCACCGGTCCGGGAGGTACTGCCTTAGGTCTATCCAGATATGGCATTTTAGACGGAAATGAAGTAGCCGCGAAAACCGGTACCACTTCTAATTATTCGGATGCATGGTTTATAGGTATGACTCAAGACCTTATAGGCGGTGTCTGGGTAGGGGCAGATAACAGAGCCGTACACTTCGAAACCATACAGTACGGTCAAGGAGCCCGCATGGCCATGCCTGCCTGGGGTATCTTCATGAAGAAGGTGTATGAAGATGCCGGATTAGAATACAAGAAAGGTAAGTTCAATGTTCCTCCTACCATTCGAATAGCAGGTGATTGTGCAGTTACGGCAGGGGAATCCTTTACCTCACAGGAAATGGTACCTAACCCAGCAACGGGTAATCTGAAACCGGAGGACGACGACGAACAGCTTTAA
- a CDS encoding ParA family protein has translation MLPKVIAISNQKGGVGKTTTAVNFSAGLSARGYKVLLIDTDHQASCTVAFGLKREFDNRSIYAALVGLSPIQDCIIPTGYRNLDLIPSTPHLVGAEIEMVNFIDREYKLTEKLEPIKPLYDFIIIDCPPSLGIVPVNSLLAADSIIIPLQCEFFGIEGLELILGTLKIIQKRLKPSLYVEGILLTLHDAYNRVSTQILELMRENFGDLVFDTYIPRDPAFIDATAVQVPVILSKSPSKGADAYDRLILEFLEKYNLGKRKFN, from the coding sequence ATGCTTCCTAAAGTAATAGCAATATCCAACCAAAAGGGTGGTGTGGGAAAAACCACGACTGCCGTCAACTTTTCAGCGGGCCTTTCAGCCCGGGGTTATAAAGTGCTTTTGATAGATACTGACCACCAGGCCAGTTGTACGGTAGCTTTCGGCCTAAAGCGAGAATTTGATAATCGTAGTATTTACGCGGCTTTAGTAGGCCTAAGTCCTATTCAGGATTGTATCATCCCTACGGGTTATAGGAATTTGGATTTGATCCCATCCACTCCACACTTGGTGGGGGCGGAGATTGAAATGGTAAACTTCATAGATAGGGAGTACAAACTGACAGAGAAGCTGGAGCCTATAAAACCTTTGTACGATTTTATCATTATCGACTGTCCTCCTTCTTTGGGTATAGTTCCTGTGAACAGTCTATTGGCTGCTGATTCCATTATCATTCCTTTGCAATGTGAGTTTTTTGGGATAGAAGGTTTGGAATTGATACTAGGAACCTTAAAGATTATTCAAAAGCGTCTGAAACCTAGCCTTTATGTGGAAGGTATTCTTCTGACTCTACATGACGCCTATAACCGTGTTTCCACTCAGATTTTAGAACTGATGAGGGAGAATTTTGGGGATTTAGTCTTTGATACGTATATCCCTAGAGATCCTGCGTTCATTGATGCCACTGCGGTGCAGGTACCGGTTATTTTATCCAAATCTCCTTCCAAAGGAGCCGATGCCTATGACCGGCTCATTTTGGAATTCTTAGAGAAATATAATCTGGGGAAACGAAAGTTTAATTAA
- a CDS encoding Rossmann-like and DUF2520 domain-containing protein codes for MNISIIGSGNVAWHLAKAFEQRGVAVNEIYSRDIRKAESLADVLYAAKVVSNLDFTRSKSEVFFLCVSDDAIATVAEAIRLPEEAILVHTSGAKPIDELFVATSPYHGGRVNCGVFYPLQTFSKDVPVDFSKTPILVESDDSRLMSLAKKLSNKVVKADSRERLIYHVGAVFSCNFVNHLWALSKEILESEGLSFEMLKPLIQETFKKMLQSEHPAEVQTGPAVRRDRKTMAAHQAFLEDDEDLLKVYTTLSESISDWHRSD; via the coding sequence ATGAACATTAGTATAATTGGTAGCGGTAATGTAGCTTGGCATTTAGCCAAAGCCTTTGAACAAAGGGGCGTTGCCGTCAATGAAATTTATTCCCGAGACATCCGTAAGGCAGAAAGCCTTGCGGATGTGCTTTATGCGGCGAAAGTCGTTTCTAATCTTGATTTTACCCGTAGCAAGTCGGAAGTGTTCTTCCTTTGCGTTTCTGACGATGCTATTGCTACAGTAGCGGAAGCTATCCGTTTACCGGAAGAAGCTATCCTGGTCCACACCTCAGGAGCCAAGCCTATTGATGAATTATTTGTGGCTACTTCCCCTTATCACGGAGGCAGAGTGAATTGTGGGGTTTTTTATCCTTTACAAACCTTTTCTAAAGATGTTCCGGTAGATTTTTCTAAGACACCCATACTAGTGGAATCTGATGATTCGCGCTTGATGTCTTTGGCGAAGAAGCTTTCCAATAAAGTGGTGAAGGCTGATTCTAGGGAGCGCCTTATCTATCATGTAGGGGCAGTGTTCTCCTGTAATTTCGTCAATCACCTGTGGGCATTGTCTAAAGAAATTCTGGAATCGGAGGGTTTGTCGTTCGAAATGTTAAAACCTTTGATTCAGGAAACCTTCAAGAAAATGTTGCAATCGGAACATCCTGCGGAAGTACAAACAGGCCCTGCGGTGCGTAGGGACAGGAAAACTATGGCTGCGCACCAGGCATTCCTGGAAGATGACGAAGACTTACTGAAAGTCTACACTACGCTTAGCGAAAGTATTTCTGATTGGCATAGATCGGATTAA